The following are encoded in a window of Flavobacteriales bacterium genomic DNA:
- the infB gene encoding translation initiation factor IF-2, which translates to MAEQSQRLSKVAKEFNVGVDTILEFLASKGVDDLNRNSKISPETYEVLVDEYQPDKKVKAEAKELKKAETEQKSQEKEEVQTVRVSVPKMEGLKIVSKVDIAEAKSTPKQEEVKAEVAEPSTQKPEAPVHEKPSDSQESDEKVVEKTDKQSKNPEESSQDNVVTTASKDKTTKGVSVIRAKAKKLDGPTIVSSEKIDLSKFKKPVASSSAKIEGKKKRKRVSTKPNTAKPNKDRKNTTPKVELTPEQIQKQVRENLAKLQSGGKNKGAKLRREKRQARKEQEEIDLIKIEEESKTIQVTEFVTTAEFAQLMNVPPTEVISACFSLGMMVTQNQRLDAETLSIVSEEFGYTIEFVGAEVQESISQDEDSEEDLMPRAPIVTVMGHVDHGKTSLLDYVRNANVISGEAGGITQHVGAYEVDLNGKKITFLDTPGHEAFTAMRARGAQVTDVVIIVVAADDQVMPQTKEAISHAQAAGVPMVFAINKIDRETANPDKIKEQLSAINILLEDWGGKYQSQEISAKTGQGINELLEKVLLEAELLDLKANPNKNAIGTVIEASLDKGKGYLTTILVEAGTLKVGDYVLAGCYSGKVKALLDERDAKMNHAGPSTPAVLLGLNGAAQAGDKFNVMDDEREAKNIATKRMQLQREQGVRTQKHITLDEIGRRLALGDFKELNIIIKGDVDGSIEALSDSLQKLSTDLIAVNIIHKSVGQISESDVMLAAASDAVIIGFQVRPSVNARKLAENEQIDIRLYSVIYNAIEELEKAMEGMLSPDIEEKIVCNIEIRETFKISKVGTIAGCYVLDGKMTRNTQVRVIRDGIVVYTGELATLKRFKDDVKEVSSGYECGLSIKNFNDIKVGDIIEGFEEVEIKKKL; encoded by the coding sequence ATGGCAGAACAGTCACAAAGATTATCAAAGGTTGCTAAAGAATTTAATGTTGGTGTTGACACTATTTTAGAATTTTTAGCTAGTAAAGGGGTGGATGATTTGAATAGAAATTCAAAGATTTCACCTGAAACCTATGAAGTATTAGTAGATGAATATCAGCCTGATAAAAAGGTTAAAGCTGAGGCCAAAGAATTGAAGAAAGCTGAGACCGAGCAAAAAAGTCAGGAAAAAGAAGAAGTTCAAACAGTTCGTGTTTCTGTTCCTAAGATGGAGGGCTTAAAAATAGTTTCAAAAGTTGATATTGCTGAGGCAAAATCTACACCTAAACAAGAGGAGGTAAAAGCAGAGGTTGCTGAGCCATCGACTCAAAAGCCTGAAGCCCCTGTTCATGAAAAACCTTCTGATTCTCAAGAGTCTGATGAAAAAGTCGTTGAAAAAACTGACAAACAATCAAAAAACCCTGAAGAATCATCTCAAGATAATGTTGTTACAACTGCCTCTAAAGATAAAACGACAAAAGGAGTTTCTGTTATTCGTGCAAAAGCCAAAAAGTTGGATGGACCAACTATTGTATCCTCTGAAAAAATTGATTTATCTAAGTTTAAAAAGCCAGTTGCTTCTTCTTCTGCTAAAATTGAAGGTAAAAAGAAAAGAAAAAGAGTCTCTACAAAACCTAATACAGCTAAACCTAATAAAGATAGAAAAAACACGACTCCAAAGGTTGAACTTACACCTGAACAAATCCAAAAACAGGTTAGAGAAAACTTGGCTAAGTTACAAAGTGGAGGAAAGAACAAAGGAGCTAAGTTAAGAAGAGAGAAAAGACAAGCTCGAAAAGAACAAGAAGAAATAGACTTAATAAAAATTGAGGAGGAAAGCAAAACTATACAAGTAACAGAGTTTGTTACTACGGCTGAATTTGCTCAATTGATGAATGTTCCGCCAACAGAAGTTATATCTGCTTGTTTTTCACTTGGTATGATGGTGACACAAAATCAACGATTAGATGCAGAAACATTATCTATTGTTTCAGAAGAATTTGGATATACTATCGAATTTGTTGGCGCTGAAGTACAAGAGTCTATTTCTCAAGATGAAGACTCTGAAGAAGATTTGATGCCAAGAGCACCTATCGTAACGGTAATGGGACATGTTGATCATGGTAAAACTTCCCTTTTAGATTACGTAAGAAACGCAAACGTAATTAGTGGTGAAGCAGGTGGAATTACTCAGCACGTAGGTGCATACGAAGTGGATTTAAATGGTAAAAAAATTACTTTCTTAGATACGCCGGGACACGAAGCTTTTACAGCTATGAGGGCGCGTGGTGCTCAAGTTACAGATGTGGTAATTATTGTTGTTGCTGCTGATGATCAAGTAATGCCTCAAACCAAAGAAGCAATTAGTCATGCTCAAGCAGCTGGTGTTCCTATGGTTTTTGCAATCAACAAAATAGATAGAGAAACTGCCAACCCTGATAAAATTAAAGAGCAGTTATCAGCAATAAACATTTTACTAGAAGATTGGGGAGGTAAGTACCAATCGCAAGAGATTTCAGCAAAAACAGGACAGGGGATTAACGAGTTATTGGAGAAGGTATTGTTAGAGGCGGAATTACTTGACCTCAAAGCTAATCCTAATAAAAATGCTATAGGCACTGTAATTGAAGCTTCTCTCGATAAAGGTAAAGGTTACTTAACAACTATATTAGTGGAAGCAGGAACTCTGAAAGTAGGAGATTACGTCTTAGCTGGTTGCTATTCTGGTAAAGTCAAAGCCTTATTAGATGAGAGAGATGCTAAAATGAACCATGCAGGGCCGTCTACACCAGCTGTTCTACTAGGTTTAAATGGAGCAGCTCAAGCTGGTGATAAGTTCAATGTAATGGACGATGAGAGAGAAGCTAAAAACATCGCCACAAAGCGTATGCAGCTTCAAAGGGAGCAAGGAGTAAGAACTCAAAAACACATTACTCTAGATGAAATTGGTAGAAGATTGGCACTTGGAGACTTTAAGGAACTTAATATTATTATAAAAGGTGATGTTGATGGTTCTATAGAAGCTCTTTCAGATTCTTTACAGAAGCTATCAACGGATTTAATAGCAGTAAATATCATACACAAATCTGTTGGTCAAATTTCAGAGTCTGATGTGATGTTAGCAGCAGCTTCAGATGCGGTAATTATTGGATTCCAAGTAAGACCATCAGTTAATGCTAGAAAATTAGCAGAAAACGAACAAATTGATATACGTCTTTACTCCGTGATATATAATGCTATTGAAGAACTTGAAAAAGCAATGGAAGGAATGTTATCACCTGACATTGAGGAGAAAATAGTATGTAATATTGAAATTAGAGAAACTTTCAAAATTTCTAAAGTTGGAACTATTGCGGGATGCTATGTGCTGGATGGTAAAATGACTAGAAACACCCAAGTGAGAGTCATTAGAGATGGAATAGTAGTATATACCGGCGAATTAGCGACCTTAAAACGATTCAAAGACGATGTTAAGGAAGTTTCTTCTGGATATGAATGCGGATTAAGTATCAAAAACTTTAATGACATTAAGGTTGGTGATATTATTGAAGGATTTGAAGAAGTAGAAATAAAAAAGAAACTTTAA
- the rimP gene encoding ribosome assembly cofactor RimP, with protein MLKKELIIKLVGDYILENESIFLVDVKVSSSNQIEVLIDSFDGISIKNCITLSRHIESALDRDECDFSLQVASAGLSEPFKVFQQYKKSIGRDVNVYLKGGKELLGKMLDAKEGEGITLETITNKKQGKKKTQIIEQQSLSFDQIDKTKVVISF; from the coding sequence ATGTTAAAAAAAGAGTTAATAATAAAACTTGTTGGCGATTACATTCTAGAAAACGAGTCTATTTTTCTTGTTGATGTGAAAGTTAGTTCGTCAAACCAAATAGAAGTTTTGATAGATTCTTTTGATGGTATAAGTATCAAAAACTGTATTACTTTGAGTAGGCATATAGAGTCAGCTTTAGATAGAGATGAATGCGACTTCTCTTTACAGGTTGCTAGTGCTGGTTTGAGTGAACCATTTAAGGTTTTTCAACAATATAAGAAGAGTATTGGTAGAGATGTCAACGTTTATCTAAAAGGCGGAAAAGAGCTGTTAGGTAAAATGCTTGATGCGAAAGAAGGAGAAGGAATAACATTAGAAACAATCACAAATAAAAAACAAGGAAAAAAGAAAACACAAATTATTGAACAACAATCATTAAGTTTTGACCAGATAGACAAAACTAAGGTTGTTATATCCTTTTAA
- a CDS encoding SPOR domain-containing protein encodes MKGLIFITICLFSGSIIAQNTENMTINDSRIDSLMSTQIKLNNSKRGVDGYRVQIHHNQSQSREESQKVRAQFSSDFPHLKTYLEFKSPYYKIQVGNFVNKLDAHKVQKEISRKYRGTYIVPATVPFEEVVN; translated from the coding sequence ATGAAAGGTTTAATATTTATTACAATTTGTCTTTTTTCTGGCTCAATTATAGCCCAAAACACTGAAAATATGACAATAAATGATAGTCGAATTGATAGCTTAATGTCAACTCAAATTAAACTAAATAATTCAAAACGTGGCGTAGATGGCTACAGAGTCCAAATTCATCATAATCAAAGTCAAAGTAGGGAGGAATCTCAAAAAGTACGCGCACAATTTTCATCAGATTTTCCTCATTTGAAGACTTATCTAGAATTCAAATCGCCATATTATAAAATACAAGTTGGAAACTTCGTAAACAAACTTGATGCTCATAAAGTTCAAAAAGAGATAAGCAGAAAATATAGAGGTACTTACATCGTTCCAGCTACGGTTCCGTTCGAAGAAGTTGTAAACTAA
- the nusA gene encoding transcription termination/antitermination protein NusA, giving the protein MNATNLIESFSEFKEFKNIDRETMMNVLEDVFRSIMIKQYGTDENVDVIINIDKGDLEIWRNREIVADEEIEDSNLQISYTDAIKIEPDFEIGEEVSEQVFLKDFGRRQVLALRQTLTSRILDLEKKEIFDRYEDRIGEIINGEVYQVWRNEVLILDGEENELILPKSEAIPSDYFKKGDTIRAVVKSVEMRNHNPLIILSRTAPEFLARLFEQEVPEVFDGLITIKKIVRVPGERAKVAVESYDERIDPVGACVGMKGARIHGIVRELRNENIDVINYTDNIQLFITRSLNPAKVSSIQLDEENSKADVYLHPDQVSLAIGRGGFNIRLASMLTGYEIDVYRNIDEADDDVELTEFVDEIEGWIIDELKSIGCDTARDVIKLDIADLVKRTDLEEETVSEVLEILKAELE; this is encoded by the coding sequence ATGAATGCGACAAATTTAATTGAATCATTTTCAGAGTTTAAAGAATTTAAAAACATAGATCGTGAAACGATGATGAACGTTCTTGAAGATGTTTTTAGAAGTATAATGATAAAACAGTATGGCACAGATGAAAATGTAGATGTCATTATCAATATTGATAAAGGTGATTTAGAAATCTGGAGAAACCGAGAAATTGTAGCTGACGAAGAAATTGAAGATAGTAATTTACAAATTTCTTATACAGATGCCATTAAAATTGAGCCAGATTTTGAGATTGGAGAAGAAGTATCTGAACAAGTTTTCTTGAAAGACTTTGGCAGAAGACAAGTTTTAGCATTAAGACAAACCCTTACTTCTAGAATTTTAGATTTAGAGAAAAAAGAAATTTTTGATAGATATGAAGATAGGATAGGTGAAATAATCAATGGTGAAGTTTATCAAGTTTGGAGAAATGAAGTTCTTATACTTGACGGGGAAGAAAATGAATTGATTTTACCAAAGTCTGAAGCTATTCCAAGTGATTACTTTAAGAAAGGTGACACCATAAGAGCAGTTGTTAAAAGCGTAGAGATGAGAAATCACAATCCATTAATCATCCTTTCCAGAACAGCTCCTGAGTTTTTAGCTCGATTATTTGAGCAAGAAGTGCCAGAGGTATTCGATGGACTAATAACTATAAAAAAGATTGTTCGTGTGCCAGGAGAAAGAGCAAAAGTAGCGGTTGAGTCCTACGATGAAAGAATTGACCCTGTTGGAGCTTGTGTCGGAATGAAAGGTGCTAGGATTCACGGAATTGTACGAGAATTAAGAAATGAAAATATTGATGTAATCAACTACACAGATAATATTCAGTTATTCATTACAAGGTCATTGAACCCAGCTAAAGTATCTTCTATTCAGCTAGATGAAGAAAATTCTAAAGCTGATGTATATCTTCACCCAGATCAAGTGTCTCTAGCTATTGGTAGAGGAGGATTCAACATACGATTGGCGAGTATGCTAACTGGATATGAAATTGATGTATATAGAAATATTGATGAAGCCGATGACGATGTTGAATTGACAGAATTTGTTGACGAAATTGAAGGTTGGATTATTGATGAATTAAAATCTATTGGTTGTGATACTGCAAGAGATGTAATAAAATTAGATATTGCAGATCTTGTAAAGCGTACCGATTTAGAAGAAGAGACTGTCAGTGAAGTATTAGAAATACTAAAGGCAGAGCTCGAATAA